One part of the Sphingopyxis sp. PAMC25046 genome encodes these proteins:
- a CDS encoding spore coat U domain-containing protein, whose amino-acid sequence MSLRNQVSSLGLVVTGFFMAGVAHAQTATTTFPVTANVLTSCSVSANPLAFGSYDPTATAPLDATTTLSVLCTVGTSFTVGLNAGTAPGATVTTRQMTNGASALNYALYQGAARTTIWGNTPGTNTPPPTTALATPSTLTVYGRVPPSQNVPAGGYSDTITVTVNY is encoded by the coding sequence ATGTCGCTGCGCAATCAAGTTTCGTCCCTTGGTCTTGTTGTTACGGGTTTTTTCATGGCTGGGGTCGCGCATGCGCAGACGGCGACGACGACCTTCCCAGTCACGGCGAATGTTCTCACCTCCTGTTCGGTTTCGGCCAATCCGCTGGCCTTCGGCAGCTATGATCCGACAGCGACGGCGCCGCTCGATGCGACAACGACGCTTTCGGTGCTCTGCACGGTCGGCACCTCTTTCACGGTGGGACTCAATGCGGGCACGGCGCCGGGCGCGACCGTCACGACACGTCAGATGACCAATGGCGCGAGCGCGCTGAATTACGCTCTTTATCAGGGAGCCGCGCGCACCACGATCTGGGGCAATACGCCGGGTACCAATACGCCGCCGCCGACGACGGCGTTGGCAACCCCATCGACGCTAACTGTCTACGGGCGCGTCCCGCCGAGCCAGAACGTGCCGGCGGGCGGCTACTCGGATACCATCACGGTAACGGTCAACTATTAG
- a CDS encoding fimbria/pilus periplasmic chaperone — MRAVTRLILAIGFASLASTALAAGSLRLYPVRIELSEGESVQMMTITNDGDETTRLQLRVFGWRHVGGEDVLEETRDILANPGLFEVKPGGTQIARFGLRTAPEATEKSYRVLLEEVPIGRPSTPGEVRTLLRISVPIFVPPAAPRVQLSWQAARAADGGIALQIRNSGNVHVQLNRLSLSRPGGTSLASEDMSVYILPGQSAAVALKTSAPVRVGEVLKLGAMTDQGERSIDLSVEAATREARP; from the coding sequence GTGCGCGCAGTCACTCGTTTGATCCTCGCCATTGGCTTTGCGTCATTGGCTTCCACTGCTCTGGCGGCGGGGTCCCTGCGCCTCTACCCGGTGCGTATCGAGCTGTCGGAAGGCGAGAGTGTCCAGATGATGACGATTACAAACGACGGCGACGAGACGACGCGACTGCAATTGCGCGTGTTCGGTTGGCGGCATGTCGGCGGTGAAGATGTGCTTGAAGAAACGCGTGATATCCTCGCCAATCCCGGATTGTTCGAGGTCAAGCCCGGGGGCACGCAAATCGCGCGCTTCGGTCTGCGCACCGCACCGGAGGCCACGGAAAAATCCTACCGCGTCCTCCTTGAGGAAGTGCCGATAGGGCGCCCCTCAACGCCGGGAGAAGTGAGGACGCTGCTGCGCATCAGCGTTCCGATCTTCGTGCCGCCGGCCGCTCCCAGGGTGCAACTATCGTGGCAGGCGGCGCGCGCCGCAGATGGCGGCATAGCGCTCCAAATCCGAAACTCGGGTAATGTCCATGTGCAGCTCAACCGGCTTTCGCTTAGCCGCCCCGGCGGCACGAGCCTCGCTAGCGAAGACATGTCGGTCTATATTCTGCCCGGACAAAGCGCAGCGGTAGCCCTCAAGACCTCGGCGCCCGTGCGTGTCGGAGAGGTGCTAAAACTCGGCGCCATGACAGATCAGGGCGAACGGTCGATCGACCTTTCCGTGGAAGCGGCAACGCGTGAAGCGCGGCCCTAG
- a CDS encoding fimbria/pilus outer membrane usher protein, protein MKRGPSLIMGALCLLGHGSDGRAQPPGFLPVARGAETADALMLVEVVINDVAQPGLFLIARRDDGFWARPDDLDSWRIVRPAAEAIQLDGETMLPLSAIKGLVATFDDARQRLLLSVADDSLIRQRIAVASGRIRPTPGAFAAFLNYDLSLEYDDRVTGGAFLEAGVSDDWGLVAGTTTVGNASGADGVTRLDSYYLRDFPERLTRLVVGDTVTDAREWTRQIRFGGIRYGTEFGVQPGLVTFPVPEFADRAAVPSNVELLVNDALRYQTRVGQGPFTIDQAPIVTGAGEVTLVLRDALGVERRVQSSYYVSSRLLRRGLSAWSLEAGAERRGYGFRSFDYGAAFAAGSYRRGITDWLTLEGRAEVSEAVQMAGAGANIVWPAIGEFGVAGAVSRGEEGKGALYRVYYSRISPGWNLAVSYQRATRDFDQLGIDFDRDRITKQFQATAGVSLGRFGNAALSWTDLEYADGNRTRVLSGNYSVSLGNLAYLNLFAFRTRAENARWETTAGIGVTVPFGPRRSAYVQADSRNVLAELRQTAPTEGGWGYRLATSTGETDRQQAELNWRGDVGEVSLEAARFDGDLGIRALASGGLLIAGERAYATRRVEDGLAVVEVPGQSGVRIYQENRLVTRTDDHGRAILPDLRPYEENRISLAPSDLPLDARMPDDNILVVPRFRGAARARFGVKRDRPATIVVAMPADGPVEVGATILTSLGESAFVGYGGEIFVRETRQDMTLDIDTAEGTCRVTISAKLPEEVLPRIGPLPCQARAGQ, encoded by the coding sequence GTGAAGCGCGGCCCTAGCCTGATCATGGGCGCGCTCTGCCTCCTTGGTCATGGCTCGGATGGGAGGGCGCAGCCGCCCGGCTTCCTGCCAGTTGCCCGGGGCGCGGAGACCGCTGACGCGCTGATGCTCGTCGAAGTCGTGATCAACGACGTTGCGCAACCCGGCCTCTTTCTGATCGCGCGCCGCGACGATGGATTTTGGGCGCGCCCCGACGATCTCGACAGCTGGCGTATTGTCCGGCCGGCAGCTGAAGCCATTCAGCTCGACGGCGAAACGATGCTACCGCTGTCGGCCATCAAGGGCCTCGTCGCCACCTTCGATGATGCGCGGCAGCGCCTCTTGCTCTCGGTCGCCGACGACAGCCTGATCCGTCAGCGGATCGCCGTGGCCTCGGGCCGGATCCGGCCGACGCCGGGGGCGTTCGCCGCCTTCCTCAACTATGATCTCTCGCTCGAATATGACGACCGCGTGACCGGCGGCGCGTTTCTGGAGGCGGGCGTTTCGGACGACTGGGGGTTGGTGGCTGGCACGACGACCGTGGGTAATGCCAGCGGTGCCGATGGAGTTACCCGCCTCGACAGCTATTATCTCCGCGATTTTCCCGAGCGGCTGACGCGGCTCGTCGTCGGTGACACGGTCACCGATGCGCGCGAATGGACACGCCAGATACGCTTCGGCGGGATTCGTTATGGGACCGAGTTCGGCGTCCAGCCGGGACTCGTCACCTTCCCGGTGCCCGAATTCGCCGATCGCGCGGCGGTGCCATCGAACGTCGAACTGCTCGTCAACGACGCGCTGCGCTATCAGACGCGCGTCGGCCAAGGACCCTTCACGATCGACCAGGCACCGATCGTCACCGGAGCGGGCGAGGTCACGCTGGTGCTTCGCGATGCGCTCGGTGTCGAACGCAGAGTGCAGAGCTCCTATTATGTTAGTTCGCGCCTCCTGCGCCGCGGCCTGTCGGCCTGGTCGCTCGAAGCGGGGGCCGAACGCCGCGGCTATGGTTTTCGCAGCTTCGACTATGGCGCCGCCTTTGCTGCGGGCAGTTATCGCCGCGGTATAACGGACTGGCTCACGCTCGAAGGGCGGGCCGAAGTCAGCGAAGCGGTGCAGATGGCAGGCGCGGGCGCCAATATCGTCTGGCCGGCGATCGGCGAGTTCGGTGTCGCGGGGGCGGTGTCGCGAGGTGAAGAGGGGAAAGGGGCACTATACCGCGTTTATTACAGCCGCATATCGCCCGGCTGGAACCTTGCCGTCAGCTATCAGCGTGCGACGCGCGATTTCGACCAATTGGGAATCGATTTCGATCGCGACCGGATTACGAAGCAGTTTCAGGCAACGGCTGGCGTCTCGCTCGGCCGCTTTGGAAATGCGGCCTTGTCGTGGACCGACCTCGAATATGCCGATGGCAATCGCACGCGTGTGCTGTCGGGCAATTACAGTGTGTCGCTCGGCAATCTCGCCTATCTCAATCTTTTCGCGTTCCGGACGAGGGCGGAGAACGCGCGCTGGGAAACGACGGCGGGCATCGGCGTCACCGTGCCATTCGGGCCGCGCAGGAGCGCTTATGTGCAGGCAGACAGCCGCAACGTCCTGGCCGAGTTGAGGCAGACAGCGCCGACCGAAGGGGGATGGGGCTATCGCCTGGCAACGAGCACCGGCGAAACCGATCGCCAGCAAGCCGAGCTGAATTGGCGCGGTGATGTCGGTGAGGTCAGCCTCGAGGCAGCGCGCTTCGATGGCGATTTGGGCATTCGCGCACTCGCGAGCGGGGGGCTGCTGATTGCAGGCGAGCGCGCCTACGCAACGCGCCGGGTCGAAGACGGACTCGCGGTCGTCGAGGTGCCGGGACAGTCGGGTGTCCGCATCTATCAGGAAAACCGGCTGGTTACGCGGACTGACGATCACGGCCGCGCCATTCTTCCCGACCTCCGGCCGTACGAGGAGAATCGGATCTCGCTCGCACCGTCCGATCTGCCGCTCGATGCGCGAATGCCCGACGATAATATTCTGGTTGTTCCGCGCTTTCGCGGTGCGGCGCGCGCGCGCTTCGGCGTCAAGCGTGACCGCCCGGCGACGATAGTGGTCGCCATGCCCGCCGACGGTCCGGTCGAAGTCGGCGCGACTATCCTTACAAGTCTCGGCGAAAGCGCCTTCGTCGGATACGGCGGCGAAATCTTCGTGCGCGAGACGCGCCAGGATATGACACTCGATATCGACACGGCAGAGGGCACATGCCGTGTTACCATATCGGCGAAGTTGCCCGAGGAAGTGCTTCCCCGGATCGGTCCGCTTCCGTGCCAAGCGAGGGCGGGCCAATGA
- a CDS encoding spore coat U domain-containing protein, whose product MTERTVFRALLAILLVACLYRPAPAEAACNPLSFCTCTVTATGVSFGTYDTLAPTSDDAAGSVRVRCTLLVALNGSFNIDLSTGSSGNYAARTMRSGAQILPYNLYTNAARTQVWGNGTGGSARVTQTFSGLLVVDRTVPVYGRIPSSQNVRAGAYSDTIVVTVTY is encoded by the coding sequence ATGACGGAGCGCACCGTTTTTCGTGCCCTGCTTGCGATACTGCTCGTCGCCTGTCTTTATCGTCCGGCGCCGGCTGAGGCCGCCTGCAATCCTTTATCATTTTGTACCTGCACAGTCACCGCGACCGGCGTCAGTTTCGGAACCTACGACACGCTTGCACCAACCTCGGATGACGCCGCGGGATCGGTCCGCGTGCGTTGTACGCTGCTCGTGGCGCTCAACGGTTCATTCAACATCGATCTTAGCACGGGATCATCGGGTAATTATGCCGCCCGGACGATGCGAAGCGGCGCGCAGATACTTCCATATAATCTCTACACAAACGCAGCGCGAACGCAGGTGTGGGGGAATGGCACGGGTGGCTCGGCGCGGGTCACGCAAACTTTTTCAGGACTACTGGTGGTTGATCGAACGGTGCCTGTTTATGGGCGCATACCTTCCAGTCAGAATGTGCGAGCAGGCGCCTATAGCGATACGATCGTCGTCACAGTCACCTATTGA
- a CDS encoding LysE family translocator: MLLIELTPGPNMAWLAGLAATEGRRCGLSAVAGVALGLLANGVLAALGLAALLQAAPQLWNILRFAGAAMMLWLAIEAWRGTGDGSRSTRPVSSPRRAFATGALINLLNPKAYIFFLVVAPQFLNGEAFGIRAALILSVVSVAIATSIHLSIVIAGSAAHEWLSDPRRTKIVGRVFAVIMLAVALSFLLTDLG, encoded by the coding sequence GTGCTGCTGATCGAGTTGACGCCGGGCCCGAACATGGCCTGGCTCGCCGGGCTTGCCGCAACCGAAGGCCGGCGTTGCGGCCTGTCCGCCGTCGCAGGCGTCGCGCTGGGCCTGCTCGCGAACGGCGTTCTGGCAGCCTTGGGGCTGGCGGCATTGCTGCAGGCTGCCCCGCAGCTCTGGAACATCCTGCGCTTCGCCGGCGCGGCAATGATGCTGTGGCTTGCTATCGAAGCATGGCGCGGCACCGGCGATGGATCACGATCCACACGGCCGGTCAGCTCGCCTCGCCGCGCCTTTGCGACCGGCGCCTTGATCAATCTGCTCAACCCGAAGGCTTATATCTTCTTCCTGGTCGTGGCGCCGCAGTTCCTGAACGGCGAGGCGTTCGGCATCCGCGCTGCGCTTATCCTGTCGGTTGTCAGCGTCGCCATCGCGACATCGATTCACCTGTCGATAGTCATCGCCGGAAGCGCGGCGCATGAATGGCTATCCGACCCGCGGCGCACCAAGATTGTGGGGCGGGTATTCGCTGTGATCATGCTGGCTGTTGCGCTGTCGTTTCTTCTGACCGATCTGGGCTAG
- a CDS encoding VIT family protein, whose amino-acid sequence MRSHRESHLVSRIGWLRAAVLGANDGIVSTASLIMGVAASGAPRSAILVSGIAGLVAGAMSMAAGEYVSVSSQSDTERSDIERERLELATDPEAELEELAGVYRARGVDADVARTVAIQMTAFDALGTHARDELHITDMTSARPITAAFTSAGTFTLGALLPVLAAALLPLGLLIPGEAFASLLFLALLGWVGATAGGSRPLKPVARVVFWGALAMALTAGIGRLVGTAV is encoded by the coding sequence ATGAGAAGCCACCGCGAAAGCCATCTTGTGTCGCGCATCGGCTGGCTGCGAGCCGCCGTTCTGGGCGCCAACGACGGCATCGTCTCGACCGCAAGCCTCATCATGGGCGTCGCCGCATCGGGGGCCCCGCGCTCCGCGATCCTTGTCTCGGGAATTGCCGGGCTTGTCGCAGGCGCGATGTCGATGGCCGCCGGAGAATATGTCTCGGTGAGCTCGCAGTCGGACACCGAGCGATCGGACATCGAACGCGAACGGCTCGAACTGGCCACAGACCCTGAGGCCGAACTTGAGGAACTTGCCGGCGTCTATCGGGCGCGGGGCGTCGATGCCGATGTCGCGAGAACCGTCGCCATCCAGATGACCGCGTTCGATGCGCTCGGCACCCACGCCCGCGACGAGCTTCATATAACCGATATGACCTCGGCACGGCCGATCACCGCCGCGTTCACCTCAGCCGGTACTTTCACTCTGGGCGCCCTGCTCCCCGTGCTGGCGGCCGCCCTGCTTCCCTTGGGATTGCTTATTCCCGGCGAAGCGTTCGCATCGCTCCTTTTTCTCGCCCTGCTCGGATGGGTCGGAGCAACCGCCGGCGGATCAAGACCGTTGAAGCCTGTCGCGCGCGTCGTCTTCTGGGGGGCGCTCGCCATGGCGCTGACGGCAGGTATCGGACGACTGGTCGGAACCGCCGTCTAA
- a CDS encoding cytochrome b/b6 domain-containing protein, with the protein MSISPRFDSEEFADKPVRSRRSWDPVVKITHWSIVTAIIANALFTEEGSGVHTWVGYGLAAILALRLLWGMIGPPEARFSAFPPSPRRALAHLRDIRVGKKEVHRSHNPLGALMVYAIWSMLGVILASGIAMAGPPSTAFLDRPALSGEVSRQLVVEQVNHDDDEQAEGAGREDGVWEEVHETAVNLLYVLIALHIAGVAFETRRSGREILLAMLPGRA; encoded by the coding sequence ATGTCTATCTCGCCCCGTTTCGATTCCGAAGAATTTGCAGACAAACCGGTTCGCTCGCGTCGTAGCTGGGACCCTGTCGTGAAAATAACCCACTGGTCGATCGTGACCGCCATCATCGCAAACGCGCTGTTCACCGAAGAAGGGTCTGGCGTGCATACATGGGTCGGCTATGGACTGGCCGCCATCCTCGCGCTTCGCCTGCTGTGGGGAATGATAGGACCGCCCGAGGCTCGCTTCTCGGCCTTTCCCCCTAGCCCCCGGCGAGCTCTTGCTCACCTGCGGGATATCAGGGTCGGCAAAAAGGAGGTTCATCGCTCGCACAACCCGCTCGGCGCGTTGATGGTTTATGCGATCTGGAGCATGCTCGGCGTCATCCTCGCTAGCGGCATAGCTATGGCGGGACCTCCTTCGACGGCCTTTCTCGATCGGCCGGCGCTGTCAGGCGAGGTCAGCCGGCAGCTGGTCGTAGAACAGGTCAATCATGACGACGATGAGCAGGCCGAAGGCGCAGGCCGCGAGGACGGCGTGTGGGAAGAAGTCCACGAAACGGCCGTCAATCTGCTCTACGTTCTTATCGCGCTGCATATCGCAGGGGTAGCCTTCGAGACGCGCCGCAGCGGCCGGGAAATCCTGTTGGCTATGTTGCCCGGGCGCGCGTAA
- a CDS encoding DUF2474 family protein, protein MTKATLRKLAWFVGIWAASVSALTALGLILRTILKG, encoded by the coding sequence TTGACGAAGGCCACACTTCGCAAGCTCGCCTGGTTCGTCGGCATTTGGGCAGCCAGCGTCTCGGCGCTGACCGCACTGGGCCTGATATTACGAACCATATTGAAGGGATAA
- the cydB gene encoding cytochrome d ubiquinol oxidase subunit II produces the protein MIDLTIIWACIIGFAIIAYVVMDGFDLGIGILFPFFKVGKDRDTAMNSIAPVWDGNETWLVMGVGGLLAAFPLAYAIVLPALYAPMIAMLLGLVFRGVAFEFRWRDPAHRAFWDRAFTLGSIVATFAQGIALGALLQGITVKGRAYAGGWWEWLSPFSLLTGVGLVVGYALLGACWLNWKTEDALQRQAVTYAGRLGILLLIMIGAISFATLTLEAQYHQRWLSYPGVLATAQVPLATVIVTFLFYRSLRLKRDAQPFLWALTLFGLCLVGLGVSIWPDVIPARVTIWDAAAPHRSQVFMLVGAAIMVPIILAYTAWSYWVFRGKVGQDGYH, from the coding sequence ATGATCGACCTGACGATTATCTGGGCCTGCATCATCGGCTTCGCGATCATCGCCTATGTCGTGATGGACGGCTTCGATCTCGGCATCGGCATCCTGTTTCCCTTCTTTAAGGTAGGCAAGGATCGCGACACAGCGATGAACAGCATCGCGCCGGTGTGGGACGGCAATGAGACATGGCTCGTCATGGGCGTCGGCGGACTCCTCGCGGCATTTCCACTTGCCTATGCGATCGTTCTTCCCGCGCTCTATGCGCCGATGATCGCCATGTTGCTCGGCCTCGTCTTTCGCGGCGTGGCGTTCGAGTTTCGCTGGCGCGACCCGGCGCACCGCGCGTTCTGGGATCGCGCCTTCACGCTCGGCTCCATCGTCGCGACCTTCGCGCAAGGCATCGCCCTCGGTGCGCTGCTTCAGGGCATCACCGTCAAGGGCCGCGCCTACGCCGGTGGGTGGTGGGAGTGGCTGTCGCCATTCAGCCTGCTGACGGGTGTCGGGCTGGTTGTGGGCTACGCCCTCTTGGGCGCATGCTGGCTCAACTGGAAGACCGAAGACGCGCTACAGCGTCAGGCCGTGACCTACGCCGGGCGGCTCGGCATCCTGCTGCTCATCATGATCGGCGCGATCAGCTTCGCCACGCTGACGCTGGAGGCGCAATATCATCAACGGTGGCTGAGCTATCCTGGCGTGCTTGCGACCGCGCAAGTGCCGCTGGCGACGGTCATCGTCACCTTCCTCTTCTATCGCAGCCTCCGCCTGAAACGCGACGCACAACCGTTTCTCTGGGCTCTTACGCTCTTTGGGCTCTGCCTCGTCGGTCTCGGCGTCTCGATCTGGCCCGACGTGATCCCGGCGCGCGTCACGATTTGGGACGCGGCCGCTCCGCATCGCAGCCAAGTCTTCATGCTCGTTGGCGCCGCGATCATGGTACCCATCATTCTTGCCTATACCGCATGGTCCTATTGGGTGTTTCGCGGCAAGGTCGGACAGGATGGCTATCATTGA
- a CDS encoding cytochrome ubiquinol oxidase subunit I: protein MIEQEWAILLARIQFAFTVSFHFLFPAFSIGLASFLAVLEGLRLKTGKGVYANLYRYWLKIFAVVFAMGVVSGIVMSYQFGTNWSVFSDKAGPVIGPLMAYEVLTAFFLEAGFLGVMLFGINKVGRKLHFVATLAVALGTFISAFWILSVNSWMQTPAGFEMGANGQFLPGDSWLPIIFNPSFPYRLVHTVLAAYLTTAFAVGGVGAWHLLKDRQNPGARKMFSMAMWMAAIVAPIQVVAGDFHGLNTLENQPVKVMAMEGHYQSHPDGAPLILFGIPNSKEKRVDYAVEIPKASSLILKHDPDAPLNGLDTVSDADEPPVGIVFWAFRIMVGLGMAMVGIGLWSLFARTRRRLYDMGWLHRAAVAMGPSGFVAVLAGWVTTEVGRQPFTVYGLLRTADSASPLDAPAVAASLLAFIIVYFAVFGMGIWYLLRLMKKPAEAHEAALDGMPIRSAGITPAAAVIEGEGA, encoded by the coding sequence ATGATCGAACAGGAATGGGCGATCCTGCTCGCCCGTATTCAATTTGCCTTCACGGTCAGCTTTCATTTCCTGTTTCCAGCCTTCTCTATAGGCCTCGCGAGTTTCCTCGCCGTGCTCGAAGGACTGCGGCTGAAGACCGGCAAGGGCGTCTACGCCAACCTCTACCGCTATTGGCTCAAGATATTCGCGGTGGTTTTTGCGATGGGCGTCGTTTCGGGCATCGTCATGTCCTATCAGTTCGGCACCAACTGGTCGGTCTTCTCCGACAAGGCCGGACCCGTCATCGGACCGCTCATGGCTTATGAAGTGCTCACCGCCTTCTTCCTCGAGGCGGGTTTCCTTGGCGTCATGCTGTTCGGGATCAACAAGGTCGGCCGCAAGCTCCACTTCGTGGCGACGCTCGCGGTGGCCCTCGGTACCTTCATCTCGGCCTTCTGGATCCTGTCGGTGAACAGCTGGATGCAGACCCCGGCGGGCTTCGAAATGGGTGCAAACGGCCAATTCCTTCCCGGCGACAGCTGGTTGCCGATCATCTTCAACCCCAGCTTTCCCTATCGCCTCGTCCACACCGTCCTTGCCGCCTATCTGACGACGGCCTTCGCCGTGGGCGGCGTCGGCGCTTGGCATCTGCTGAAGGACCGGCAGAACCCCGGCGCGCGCAAGATGTTCTCGATGGCGATGTGGATGGCGGCGATCGTCGCGCCGATCCAGGTCGTCGCGGGCGATTTCCACGGCCTCAACACGTTGGAGAACCAGCCGGTCAAGGTCATGGCGATGGAAGGCCATTATCAGAGCCACCCCGATGGCGCGCCGCTCATCCTCTTCGGGATACCGAACAGCAAGGAAAAGCGCGTGGACTATGCCGTTGAAATCCCGAAAGCCTCTTCGCTCATCCTCAAGCATGACCCGGACGCGCCCCTGAATGGCCTCGATACCGTTTCCGATGCCGACGAACCGCCTGTCGGCATCGTCTTCTGGGCCTTTCGCATCATGGTCGGACTGGGCATGGCGATGGTCGGGATCGGGCTGTGGAGTCTCTTCGCGCGCACGCGCCGCCGGCTCTATGACATGGGCTGGCTGCACCGCGCCGCCGTCGCGATGGGGCCAAGCGGCTTTGTCGCCGTCCTCGCCGGCTGGGTAACGACCGAGGTCGGCCGCCAGCCCTTTACCGTCTACGGCCTGCTCCGCACCGCAGACAGCGCGTCGCCGCTCGACGCGCCCGCGGTCGCGGCGTCGCTGCTCGCCTTCATTATCGTCTATTTCGCGGTGTTCGGCATGGGCATCTGGTACCTGCTGCGGCTCATGAAGAAGCCGGCTGAGGCGCATGAGGCGGCCCTTGACGGTATGCCGATCCGCTCCGCCGGGATTACGCCCGCCGCCGCTGTCATCGAAGGAGAAGGCGCATGA
- a CDS encoding DoxX family protein — protein sequence MEESPLAPTVGIIRDPSVLLWLSGIAFVAVGLTLAIGFMTRASALILFATVVPVTVAVHLVPDPSHVGPLFKNVAIFGALLLIWSRGPGAFALDNRPTACGGEK from the coding sequence ATGGAGGAATCGCCGTTGGCTCCGACGGTCGGCATAATCAGAGATCCATCGGTGCTGTTGTGGCTGTCGGGTATCGCCTTCGTCGCCGTCGGCCTGACGCTGGCTATCGGATTTATGACACGAGCCTCGGCGCTCATCCTTTTTGCGACCGTTGTGCCGGTTACCGTGGCAGTTCACCTCGTTCCCGATCCGTCGCACGTCGGGCCGCTTTTCAAGAATGTCGCCATTTTCGGCGCGCTGTTGCTGATCTGGTCGCGTGGACCGGGGGCCTTCGCCTTGGACAATCGGCCCACTGCATGCGGCGGCGAAAAATGA
- a CDS encoding sulfite exporter TauE/SafE family protein produces the protein MIDALHYGLGGVSGVLVGFVLGLVGGGGSILAVPLLLYLVGVKNPHVAIGTSAFAVAANAAIGLWNYSRAGTVNWRCGFIYAGAGVVGAFAGSTLGKSIDGHQLMLLFALLMIVVAILMFRGRGNEGIEGAMCSRENVGKVAGYGLGTGAFSGFFGIGGGFLIVPGLVASTSMPILRAIGTSLVAVTAFGLTTSFNYALSGLVNWPLAAVFIIGGMAGSAIGTRAARILSTDKGRLNMIFAGFVMFVAVYMLWKSWAELAG, from the coding sequence GTGATCGATGCGCTTCATTACGGCCTCGGCGGCGTGTCGGGGGTACTGGTCGGCTTCGTTCTCGGGCTCGTCGGCGGCGGCGGGTCGATCCTTGCCGTGCCGTTACTCCTGTACCTCGTCGGCGTGAAGAACCCGCATGTCGCGATCGGGACCAGCGCTTTCGCGGTAGCCGCGAATGCCGCGATCGGACTGTGGAATTACTCGCGCGCCGGCACGGTCAACTGGCGCTGCGGCTTCATCTATGCCGGAGCGGGGGTCGTCGGTGCCTTCGCCGGATCGACCCTCGGCAAGAGCATCGACGGGCACCAATTGATGTTGCTGTTCGCTCTTTTGATGATCGTGGTCGCCATCCTGATGTTCCGCGGACGCGGCAACGAGGGCATCGAAGGCGCGATGTGCAGCCGCGAGAATGTCGGCAAGGTCGCTGGTTATGGCCTCGGCACCGGCGCCTTCTCGGGCTTTTTCGGGATCGGCGGCGGCTTCCTGATCGTCCCCGGCCTTGTCGCTTCGACGTCGATGCCGATCCTGCGCGCGATCGGCACCTCGCTGGTCGCGGTGACCGCCTTCGGACTCACGACCTCGTTCAACTATGCGCTGTCGGGCCTCGTCAACTGGCCGCTCGCCGCGGTGTTCATCATCGGCGGGATGGCAGGCAGCGCGATCGGGACCCGCGCCGCACGTATTCTGTCGACCGACAAGGGCAGGCTCAACATGATCTTTGCCGGCTTCGTGATGTTCGTCGCCGTCTACATGCTCTGGAAAAGCTGGGCCGAACTGGCGGGATAA